ACCACCAGCGCATTGGCGCGGGCGATGGCGCGGTCATCCAGTTCGCGCACATTGCCCTTGCTGGCGCCGACTGCGGCGACGAACGCTCCAGGTTTGAGCAAGCTGCCGGAGAACAGTGGTTCCGCGGAACGCGTCACGGTGACCACTACATCGCCGCCCGCAGCCGCATCGTCAATGCTGACGGCGCGCGTCGGTACGCCGGTTTGCTGCGCGACTTGTTCGGCAAATTGCTGTTGGCCGCTGCGGCCGGCAATCAGGATTTCCTTGAATTTCCGTACCTGTAGCAAGGCAGGCACGTGTGAATGCGCCTGGGTGCCGGTGCCGATGATCGACAGCGTTTCAACTTTCGCATTGGCGAGGTGATCTGTGGCTACCGCAGTTGCTGCGGCGGTGCGGAAACCGGTCATGGTGTCGGATTCGATGGCGGCTAGCGGTTTGCCATCCGCGGTCGAAAACAGCACGGTGACGAAATGGAATTTACCGTTGATCGTGGTGTAGACCTTGTAGCCGGCGATGCCTGCAGCGGGCAGTAGAGCGCCCATGCTGGACATCATGACCGGGCCAGCGCTGGTGCGGATACGCGCCTGCTGCGCGCCTTGTCCGATGCCGGCGAACGCCAGACGCATGGCGTCGATGGCATCGGCGGTGGTGATCAGTTCGGCGACTTGCTCGTTGGTGATGAGTTTCATGTGGTTTCCTTTGCCTAAGCGCTGAATGAAAATGGGCTGGCATCGATTGACGTACGCTGACCGTCAATCAATTCTGTCAACAAGGTGGCGCTGCCGTGCGCCAAGGTCCAGCCGAGGCTGCCGTGGCCGATGTTCAAGTACAGGTTCTTGATCGGGGCGGCGGCAATGATCGGCACGCCGCTTGGCGTCGCCGGCCGGAAGCCGCTCCATGGCGACAGCGTGCTGTTGTCGGACAGGTCGCCGCAGCCGGGAACAGCTCGTCGACGCCGCGTTTCAATTCATCGATTGCGGTTGCCGGAATGCTGCGATCCATGCCGAGCAGTTCGACCCGGCCGGCAACGCGCAGCCGATTCGCCAGGCGCGCGTAGACGATTTTTCGTGAGATGTCGGTGATCGATACCTGCGGCGCGGCGGCCTGGTTGGCGCTGTCGAACAGTGGCACCGTGATGCTGTAACCCTTGAGCGGATAGAGTGGCAACGTGAATCCGACCTGGCGCGCGAAGCCGGCGCTTTCTGCGCCCAAGGCCAGTACAAATGCATCGGCAGCAATTTGCTCCTGCCCGGCGTGTACCGCAGTCAGTGCGCCGCCGCGCATTTCCACTTTGCCGATGCGTTGCGAATGCGCGAAGCGGAAGCCCTGGCGCTGCGACATCGCGTCAACCAGTTGTCGGCAGAACAGCGCGCAATCGCCGGCTTCTTCGCTCGGCGTGTAGACGCCGCCGATCCAATCGCGCTTGGCGTTGGCCAGCGCCGGTTCAATTTGCATGCAGCGCGCGGCGTCGACGATTTCCTGTTGGCAGCCATGCTGCGCCTGGAAATCAATCTGCCGACGCGCGCCTTCCAGACCTTTGGCGTCGGTGTACATCACCAGCTTGCCGGCAGTACGGTGCTGGAAATCGAATGGGACTGCCTGGCTCAGTTGTTGTAACTGGTCGCGGCTGAAGAAAGCCAGTTTTAGTAGATCGATCGTGGTCTGCCGAACACGATTAGCGTTGCAGGCAGCCAGGAATTTGAGTAGCCAGCGCCATTGGGCCGGATCCATTTTCGGACGCAGCGTTAGCGGCGAGTCGCTGCTGAACAGGTATTCCGGCCAGTGCGTCCACACGGATGGATCTGCCAACGGAGCGACGTAGGAGTAGCTCAGTTGTGCGCCGTTGCCAAGACTGGTCTGGCTGCCCGGCAGCGCTGCGGCGTCGACCAGGGTTACTTGATGGCCGGCTTCCAGCAGGCGGTAAGCGGAAGTCACGCCGATGACGCCAGCACCTAGTACGCAAATGTGCATGTGTTCTGTCCTGTTGCGGAAATGTTTAAATCGATGATCTTTGTTGCTGGCACGGCAGATACCGTCGGGTGGGCAGCGGTCTGCGGCTTGCGAGTTTGCGTTGCAACAATCTGGATACTATACGTATGCTGCCAGCTTGTGTCTCATGCTGTTTTGGCATCATCCACGTGGGCCTTCTTGGGCGTCGCAACGAAATACAGCGGGCCGCGCGCCTTGCATTGCGGTAGAATGCCGCCTGAAGTAAGCCAGACAGCCGCTGGCTGGCGCTGCAAGGCGTCGGCGGGAGGAAGGTCCGGACTCCATAGAGCAGGGTGACGGTTAACGGCCGTCCGCCGTGAGGCGAGGAATAGGGCCACAGAGACGAGCGTATTAAGTTACGGTGAAACGCGGTAACCTCCACTCGGAGCAATCTCAAATAGGCACGCGTTGATGTTGCTCGCGGAGCGTGCGGGTAGAGAGCTGGAGCGCTGGAGCAATTCAGCGCCTAGAGGAATGGTTGTCATAACGCGAGGGTGCAAGCCTGAGCGTCGTAACAGAATCCGGCCTATCGGCTTACTTCATTTTCTTTCGATCGCTGCAGCAAGTGCAGCATCATCTTGTGGTTATCCCACGTCTTGCATGATTTTTTGAATCCGGCGAATCCAGTTGCGGAACAGTTGCGTATATGACTGTGCAGGCTCCGAAAACTGACTCTCTTTCAAAGGAATCATCATGCGCAAACTTACTTATGCTTTGACTTTGTCCGCCGCTTTGATCGCCGCCAGCGCGGCTTATGCAGAAGATACCGTGATGGTGGGTGGTCAGCAAATGTACCCCAGCAAGGACATCGTCGATAACGCCGTCAATTCAGCCGATCACACCACTCTGGTCGCGGCAGTAAAGGCCGCCGGCCTGGTTGATACGCTCAAGAGCAAAGGTCCGTTCACCGTCTTTGCGCCTACCAACGCAGCGTTCGCCAAGCTTCCGGCCGGGACCGTTGAAACCTTGGTCAAGCCCGAAAACAAGGCAACCCTGACCAAAATCCTGACGTATCACGTTGTGCCTGGTCGCTACGGTTTTGCCAAGCTGGAAAGCGAGATCAAGAAGGGCGGCGGCAAGGCTGAACTGGCAACCGCCAGCGGCGGCAAGCTGACTTTCATGCAGAACGGCCCGCATAACATTTACATCGTGGACGATGGTGGCCATATTGCCAATATCACTACCTACGATGTGAACCAGTCGAACGGTGTGATCAACGTGATCGATACGGTGTTGTTGCCAAAATAACGAAGATGATAGGCGGCAACCGCTGAATTTAGTAATCGAGTGGCAGCGAGTTGGGCGACGGAAATCTCCACGTCGCCCTTTTTTTCGTCCAAATGATTTGGGTGACGTTTACGTTAACGTCAATTATTGTTATTCTGCCGTAAGGGCAATGCAGGCCGCATCGACGGTGCATCGACAATAAATTCAACACTCATCCGCTTTGGAGACAAACCACCATGGACTTTGAATTATCAGAGGAACAACGCGCCTTCCAGCAGACCGCGCGCGACTTTTCAATTGGAGAGCTGGCGCCGCACGCGGCCAGATGGGATGCCGAGGCGATCTTCCCGATTGATGTGATCGCTAAGGCCGGTGAGCTGGGTTTTTGTGGTTTGTACACGCCGGAAGAAGTGGGCGGTTTGGGTTTGTCGCGGCTGGATGCCACTATCGTGTTCGAGGAACTGGCGCGCGGCTGCACTTCCACCACGGCCTACCTGACGATTCACAATATGGTGAGCTGGATGATCGCCAACTGGGCCACGCCGGCAGTGAAAGAGGCCTGGTGCGGAAAACTGGCGAGCGGACAAAAGCTCGGCTCCTATTGCCTGACCGAACCGGGCGCGGGTTCCGATGCCGCTTCCTTGAAAACCAGCGCTGAGCTGGTCGGCGGCGAGTATGTGATCAACGGTTCCAAGGCGTTCATCTCCGGCGCCGGTGCGACCGACGTGCTGGTGCTGATGGCGCGCACCGGCGGCGCCGGTTCGCATGGCGTGTCTGCATTCGTGGTTCCCGCCAATGCATCAGGCATCAGCTATGGCCGCAAGGAAGAAAAAATGGGTTGGAACAGTCAGCCCACTCGTACCATCAGTTTTGACAATGTGCGGATACCCGCTGATCACCTGCTGGGCCAGGAAGGTGAAGGCTTCCGGCTGGCGATGCGCGGCCTGGACGGCGGCCGTATCAACATCGCCACTTGTTCGGTCGGCACTGCGCAGGCGGCGCTGGATGCAGCGCATGCCTACATGAGCGAACGGCGTCAATTCAACCGGCCTTTGTCGGATTTTCAGGCGCTGCAGTTCAAGCTGGCGGACATGCAGACTGAGCTCGTCGCGGCACGGCAGATGGTGCGCCTCGCGGCCTGCAAGCTCGATGCCAAGGATTCCAACGCTACTACCTATTGCGCGATGGCGAAACGCTTCGCCACCGATATCGGTTTCCGGATCTGCAACGAAGCGCTGCAAATCCACGGCGGCTACGGCTACATCCGCGAGTATCCGCTGGAGCGGCACTTCCGCGATGTGCGCGTGCATCAGATCCTGGAAGGCACCAATGAAATCATGCGCGTCATCATCGCGCGCCAGTTGTTGAGCAACGCATCCAATGAGGACATCCGATGAATAGCGTGAACTACACCAACCTGAAGCTGGAAACGATCGGCCACACTGCGGTCGTGACGATCGCCAATCCACCGGCCAATACCTGGACCGGCGACGCCTTGCGCGACTTGACGCGCCTGGTGAAAACGCTCAACGCCGACGACAATATCTACAGCATGGTGGTCACCGGCGAAGGCGAGAAATTCTTTCCGCCGGCGCCGACCTGAAGCTGTTTGCCGACGGCGACAAGGTCGTGGCGCGTGAGATGGCGCGCCGCTTTGGTGAAGCGTTCGAGACCTTGTCCAGTTTCCGTGGCGTGTCGATTGCCGCCATCAACGGTTACGCAATGGGCGGTGGCCTGGAGTGTGCGCTGGCCTGTGATTTGCGCATCGCCGAAGAGCATGCGCAACTGGCGTTGCCGGAAGCGGCAGTCGGTTTGTTGCCGTGCGCCGGCGGCACCCAGAACCTGCCATGGCTGGTTGGCGAAGGTTGGGCCAAGCGCATGATCCTGTGCGGGGAGCGCGTCAATGCTGAAACGGCATTACGGATCGGCCTGGTCGAGGAAGTTGTGAAAAAAGGCGAAGGCCGGCAACGCGCATTGGCGCTTGCTGCACAAGTCGACAAGCAAAGCCCGTCCAGCGTCACCGCTTGCAAGAAACTGATCCAGGGCGCGCGCGCCAATCCGTTGGCGACCTTGCTGCCGGTCGAGCGTGAATTGTTCCTGGATCTGTTCGATACCCAGGACCAGAAGGAAGGCGTGAACGCATTCCTGCAGAAGCGTCCGGCACAGTGGAGCAATCAATAATGACGGAACTGAATCTGCAGCAAGCGGCTCCTCACGCCTTGTTTGAAGAGCTGCACACGGACAACGGCAAACGGATCGGCGTCGCCACACTGAATGTGGAAAAGACCCTGAATGCGATTTCGCTGGAGATGGTGGATCTGCTCGACCATCAGTTGCGCGCCTGGGCCGCCGATCCGCAAGTCGCGCTGGTGGTCATGCAGGCTGCCGGCGAAAAGGCGTTTTGCGCCGGTGGTGATTTGCAACATTTGTACCGCACCATGCTGGACCAGCACGCCATTGATCGACAGGAAGATATCCGCAGCAATACCTACGCCTGCGATTCTTCGAGCGCGAATATCGGCTGGATTATCTGATCCACACCTACCCCAAGCCGATCCTGGCCTGGGGCCATGGCATCGTGATGGGCGGTGGCATCGGCCTGATGGCCGGGGCCAGCCATCGCGTGGTCACCGAGAAATCGCGCCTGGCGATGCCGGAGATCACGATCGGCCTGTATCCGGATGTCGGCGGCACCTGGTTCCTGAATCGGATGCCGGGCCATGTCGGTTTGTTCCTGGCATTGACCGGCGCTACCTTCGGCGCGGCTGACGCCATCTTCGCCCGGCTGGCCGACTATCAACTGGAGCATAACCAGAAGCAGGCGTTGCTCTCAACCTTGCTGAGCCAGTCCTGGGACGGCAAACAGGACGACATACTACTGACGCGGATATTGCTGGCCGCAGAACAGCAGGCGAAGCCTGCATTCGCCGCCGCACCGTCACCGTTGCGCCAGAACTTCGAATTAATCAACCAGCTGTGTCGCGCACCGACGCTGGATGAGGTCGTGCAAAACATCGTCGGCTTGCAGACTGATGACGCGTGGCTACAAAAAAGCATCGCTACCCTGGTGGCCGGCAGTCCGGCTTCGGCCTGGCTATCGCATGCATTGCAGCGACGCGCGCTGCACATGTCGCTGGCTGAGGTTTTCCGGCTGGAGTATGTGGTGTCGCTGCATTGCGCGGCGCGCACCGATTTTGCAGAAGGCATACGGGCGCTCATCGTCGACAAGGACCGTCAGCCGAAATGGCAGCCGGCCAGCCTGGCGCAAGTCAGTAAGGAATGGGGCAACGGCTTTTCGACGATCCGTGGTCGGCGAGTGATCACCCGTTGGCGGATTTGGGCTTAAGTTGACGATCTAGCCGGCCTTGAACGAGGTCGGTTTATCCTGTTTCATTTTTCCGACCGGGAGTGAAGATGCAACGACGCAGCATTCTGTGGACCATGTTTTCATCAATCGGCGCGGCTTCCGTGCTGGCGGCGACCGCCAAGTCGGCGCATGCCACCACAGTGGATAAAGCCAAGGTTGCCTATCATTTGAGCGAGCAAGGCCGCGTCGCCTTTGTGCTCGGCAATATCCAGAATCACTTCGATGGCATGGGTGGTCCGGGCAATGTGAAAATCGTGCTGGTGATACATGGTCCGGCGCTCCAGGCATTTCATGCCGCGCAAGCACACCCGGAATTCGTTGCGCAGGTTGCTCAGTTGGCAAAAAACGGTCTAGAAATGAACGCCTGCATCAATACCATGAAAGCGCAGGGGATTAGTCTGAAAGACCTGCTGCCAGGCTTCGGCGTGGCTGACAAGGGCGGAGTGGTGATGCTGGCAGAGCTGCAAGGGCAGGGTTACGCCTATTTGCGGCCTTGATGCCGCTCCTTTTCTTGACGGAATCGATCCGCATGGCGTCTGCCAGCAGAAATTCGACTCTGACCCTAATTATTTTATTGACGAATGCTTAGGGTGGTAATTGCAATTTAGGCATGTTGCAGCACCGCATGTATTCTGGGGGTCTAAAGGTCTGTTGCCAAAATGTCGGTAGGGTGCTGCTTTCAGTCGTATTGATATACAAAATGGCAGATAACGGGTATCTTGGGGCAGCGATATTTGCATTGCCATGCAGCATGCGAATCGGCCGCAAAGCCGCATGAAATCAAGGACTGACACGGTTGCGCAGAGGCTCTTCCGGTAATTTGATTCTCCTTGATAACAAGTTCGGTTACCCCTTATACTTCGAAGGTTTTAGCTTGTGCATACAAGCAACTTGCCGCGGGTGGATGGTGCGCCATGGTGAAGCGAGAATGGGACTTGAGGCGTAACTGCGCAATCGCGCCGCGCCAGCTTGGCTTTTTCTATGCGATCCTCTGTGCGACTTCGTTTACCGTGGCAATCGGTTTTACTTTGCGCGGTGCCTGGTTTGTCTTGCTATTTGCAGTGGTTGAGATGTCCGCAGTTGCTGTCGCATTTCTCATCTATGCCCGGCACGCCACAGACCGCGAGCACATCGCAATGTTGGACGATTATCTGCTTGTAGAATTGATACAAGCACAACAGGTACGGCAGTTTAAACTCGATTTACGTTGCATCCGGATTGCGGTGCCGGATACCGGCCGGGGCCTGGTAGGCCTGGAAGCGCTCGGCACCAGGGTTGAGATTGGACAGTTCCTGACGGAATGGAAACGGCGCGAATTTGTACAGGAGTTGAGGCAGGAACTACAGCGCGTGTCTGCGTCTGCTGGTTGACATAATTATAATTTTGGGCTTTTGAGGAAAACATGGAATATGCGAAGCGCCTTATATCGTTGACGCTCGGTGCGTCGCTCCTGTCGGCAGCCATGCCTTCATGGGCGGTAGTCGATAGTCCGGGTGGCCCTAAAGTACTAGGGATGAACTTTCAACCGCCAGTGACGCAGATTGCGCAGCAAATTTATGATCTGCATAACCTGATGCTGATTATTTGCCTGGTGATCTTCCTCGCTGTTTTTGGCGTGATGTTTTATTCGATCCTCAAGCATCGCAAGTCGCTGGGCCACAAATCGGCCAGCTTCCACGAAAGCACCGGCGTTGAAATCGCCTGGACCGTGATTCCATTCCTCATCGTTATCGGCATGGCGCTGCCGGCCACCAAGACCGTGGTGGCGATGAAGGACACCTCCAATGCCGATATCACGATCAAGGTCACCGGCATGCAATGGAAGTGGGGTTACGATTACCTCAACGGCGCCGGCGCCGGCATTTCCTTCCTCTCCAACCTTGCAACACCGCACGAGCAAGTCGTTGACTCGACCAAGGTCAAGAACGACAACTACCTGATCGAAGTCGATAATCCGATGGTGGTGCCGGTCAACAAGAAGATCCGCATCATCACCACCGCCAACGACGTCATTCACTCCTGGACTATCCAGGCGTTCGGCGTCAAGCAGGATGCGATTCCCGGTTTCGTGCGCGATACCTGGTTCAAGGCTGAAAAAGTCGGCACCTACCGCGGCCAATGCGTTGAGCTGTGTGGCAAGGACCATGCGTTCATGCCGATCGTGGTCAACGTCCTGAGCGAAGCCGACTACAAGACCTGGGTCGACGGCAAGAAAAAGGAAATGGCTGCGCAAGCGGATGATCCGAACAAGACCTGGACCATCGATGAGTTGAAGCAACGCGGCGAAAAAGTCTACACGGCAAATTGCGCCGCCTGCCATCAGGCGACCGGCAAGGGCGTGCCTGGCGCGTTCCCCGCGCTTGACGGCGATCCGGTCGTGAACGGCCCGCGTGCGGCCCAGATCAATGTTGTGTTGAACGGTAAAACCGACGGCGCCATGCAGATGCCGGCCTGGAAAGCCGTATTGTCGGATACCGAAATTGCTGCGGTGATTACCTACACCCGCAACAACTGGTCCAACAAGGCACAAGAAAATATTGTTCAACCAGCTGAAGTGCTGGCTGCGCGTAAGTAATTCCTAGGAGATTGAGATGAGCACTACCGCAGTCGATCACCCACACGATCATTCTCACGACGACCACGCGCACGGTCACGAACACGACCATCCACACGGTTGGCGGCGCTGGTTGTTCGCAACCAATCACAAGGACATCGGTACCCTGTACCTGTGGTTCTCCTTCACCATGCTGCTGTCAGGCGGCGTGCTGGCATTGCTGATCCGCGCCGAGTTGTTCCAGCCGGGCCTGCAATTCTTCAAGCCGGAATTCTTCAACCAGCTGACCACGATGCACGGCCTGATCATGGTCTTCGGCGCGATCATGCCGGCCTTCGTCGGCTTCGCCAACTGGATGATCCCGCTGCAGATCGGCGCATCCGACATGGCCTTTGCGCGGATGAACAATTTTTCGTTCTGGCTGATGCCGCCTGCGGCCTTGTTGCTGGCGACATCGTTCCTGGTGCCAGGTGGCGCTACTGCTGCCGGCTGGACCCTGTACGCGCCGCTGTCGACGCAAATGGGGCCAGGCATGGACATGGCGATTTTCGCGATCCACATCATGGGTGCGTCGTCGATCATGGGTTCGATCAACATCATCACCACCATCCTCAACATGCGCGCGCCTGGCATGACGCTGATGAAAATGCCGATGTTCTGCTGGACCTGGCTGATCACCGCCTACCTGCTGATTGCCGTGATGCCAGTGTTGGCCGGTGCAATCACCATGACCCTGACCGACCGTCATTTCGGCACATCGTTCTTTAACGCTGCCGGCGGCGGCGATCCGGTCATGTATCAGCACATCTTCTGGTTCTTCGGCCATCCTGAGGTGTACATCATGATTTTGCCGGCGTTCGGTATCGTCTCGCAGATCATCCCGGCATTCGCCCGCAAGCAATTGTTCGGCTATGCATCGATGGTGTACGCAACTGCATCGATTGCGATCCTGTCGTTCATCGTCTGGGCCCACCACATGTTCACCACCGGCATGCCGGTGACAGCGCAGCTGTTCTTCATGTACGCAACCATGCTGATCGCGGTGCCGACCGGCGTCAAGATCTTCAACTGGATCGCGACCATGTGGCGCGGTTCGATGACTTTCGAAACCCCGATGCTGTTCGCCATCGGCTTCATCTTCGTGTTCACCATGGGCGGCTTTACTGGCCTGATCCTGGCAGTGACGCCAATCGACATCCAGATGCAGGACACCTACTACGTGGTGGCGCACTTTCACTACGTGCTGGTGGCCGGTTCCTTGTTCGCCCTGTTCGCCGGTTACTACTACTGGGGTCCGAAGTGGACCGGCTTCATGTACAACGAAACCCGCGGCAAGATCCACTTCTGGAATTCGCTGGTCTGGTTCAACGTGACATTCTTCCCGATGCACTTCCTGGGCCTGGCCGGCATGCCGCGCCGCTACGCCGACTATCCGGCGCAGTTCACCGATTTCAACATGGTGGCATCGATCGGTGCGCTGGGCTTTGGCCTGACCCAGGTCTACTTCCTGTTCTTCGTCATCATTCCATCGATCAAGGGTGGCAAGAAGGCAGCCGACAAGCCATGGGAAGGCGCCGAGGGTCTGGAATGGACTGTTCCTAGTCCAGCACCTTTCCATACGTTCGAAACACCGCCGGTCTTTAAATAATGGAAGCGGCGGGGGGGAGTACCGCCCGCCAATTCCGCATAGGTGTCCAACATGAATCAGCAGAAAAAACCGAATAACTTGCGCACCGGCTTGCTGGTGGGCTTGCTGGCCTTGAGTTTCTTCATTGCGATCTTCGTCAAGATGTTGTGGTTCAAATAGATGACTACTCCTGCGGGCAGCGATAACGATGGCGTCAAGGCTCAATCAAGAAAACTGAATTGGCAGATGCTGGGCAAATTGATGGTGATTGCCGTCATGATGTTCGGTTTCGGTTACGGTCTGGTACCGGTGTATAAAAAGATTTGCGAAATAACCGGCGTCAATTATCTGACGCCCAAGGACGGTACGGTGGCAGCGCCGGCCAATACGCAGGTCGACAAGAGCCGCACCATTACGGTTGAGTTT
This DNA window, taken from Collimonas arenae, encodes the following:
- a CDS encoding ornithine cyclodeaminase family protein produces the protein MKLITNEQVAELITTADAIDAMRLAFAGIGQGAQQARIRTSAGPVMMSSMGALLPAAGIAGYKVYTTINGKFHFVTVLFSTADGKPLAAIESDTMTGFRTAAATAVATDHLANAKVETLSIIGTGTQAHSHVPALLQVRKFKEILIAGRSGQQQFAEQVAQQTGVPTRAVSIDDAAAGGDVVVTVTRSAEPLFSGSLLKPGAFVAAVGASKGNVRELDDRAIARANALVVEWKPQAQQEAGDLLLCQPGTFSWDQVWELGQIVDGSSAYARQESDLVIYKAIGVGVEDIALSGLVYRRACERFGW
- a CDS encoding fasciclin domain-containing protein, with amino-acid sequence MRKLTYALTLSAALIAASAAYAEDTVMVGGQQMYPSKDIVDNAVNSADHTTLVAAVKAAGLVDTLKSKGPFTVFAPTNAAFAKLPAGTVETLVKPENKATLTKILTYHVVPGRYGFAKLESEIKKGGGKAELATASGGKLTFMQNGPHNIYIVDDGGHIANITTYDVNQSNGVINVIDTVLLPK
- a CDS encoding acyl-CoA dehydrogenase family protein, translated to MDFELSEEQRAFQQTARDFSIGELAPHAARWDAEAIFPIDVIAKAGELGFCGLYTPEEVGGLGLSRLDATIVFEELARGCTSTTAYLTIHNMVSWMIANWATPAVKEAWCGKLASGQKLGSYCLTEPGAGSDAASLKTSAELVGGEYVINGSKAFISGAGATDVLVLMARTGGAGSHGVSAFVVPANASGISYGRKEEKMGWNSQPTRTISFDNVRIPADHLLGQEGEGFRLAMRGLDGGRINIATCSVGTAQAALDAAHAYMSERRQFNRPLSDFQALQFKLADMQTELVAARQMVRLAACKLDAKDSNATTYCAMAKRFATDIGFRICNEALQIHGGYGYIREYPLERHFRDVRVHQILEGTNEIMRVIIARQLLSNASNEDIR
- a CDS encoding DsrE family protein — encoded protein: MQRRSILWTMFSSIGAASVLAATAKSAHATTVDKAKVAYHLSEQGRVAFVLGNIQNHFDGMGGPGNVKIVLVIHGPALQAFHAAQAHPEFVAQVAQLAKNGLEMNACINTMKAQGISLKDLLPGFGVADKGGVVMLAELQGQGYAYLRP
- a CDS encoding DUF2244 domain-containing protein, translated to MITSSVTPYTSKVLACAYKQLAAGGWCAMVKREWDLRRNCAIAPRQLGFFYAILCATSFTVAIGFTLRGAWFVLLFAVVEMSAVAVAFLIYARHATDREHIAMLDDYLLVELIQAQQVRQFKLDLRCIRIAVPDTGRGLVGLEALGTRVEIGQFLTEWKRREFVQELRQELQRVSASAG
- the coxB gene encoding cytochrome c oxidase subunit II, which produces MEYAKRLISLTLGASLLSAAMPSWAVVDSPGGPKVLGMNFQPPVTQIAQQIYDLHNLMLIICLVIFLAVFGVMFYSILKHRKSLGHKSASFHESTGVEIAWTVIPFLIVIGMALPATKTVVAMKDTSNADITIKVTGMQWKWGYDYLNGAGAGISFLSNLATPHEQVVDSTKVKNDNYLIEVDNPMVVPVNKKIRIITTANDVIHSWTIQAFGVKQDAIPGFVRDTWFKAEKVGTYRGQCVELCGKDHAFMPIVVNVLSEADYKTWVDGKKKEMAAQADDPNKTWTIDELKQRGEKVYTANCAACHQATGKGVPGAFPALDGDPVVNGPRAAQINVVLNGKTDGAMQMPAWKAVLSDTEIAAVITYTRNNWSNKAQENIVQPAEVLAARK
- the ctaD gene encoding cytochrome c oxidase subunit I: MSTTAVDHPHDHSHDDHAHGHEHDHPHGWRRWLFATNHKDIGTLYLWFSFTMLLSGGVLALLIRAELFQPGLQFFKPEFFNQLTTMHGLIMVFGAIMPAFVGFANWMIPLQIGASDMAFARMNNFSFWLMPPAALLLATSFLVPGGATAAGWTLYAPLSTQMGPGMDMAIFAIHIMGASSIMGSINIITTILNMRAPGMTLMKMPMFCWTWLITAYLLIAVMPVLAGAITMTLTDRHFGTSFFNAAGGGDPVMYQHIFWFFGHPEVYIMILPAFGIVSQIIPAFARKQLFGYASMVYATASIAILSFIVWAHHMFTTGMPVTAQLFFMYATMLIAVPTGVKIFNWIATMWRGSMTFETPMLFAIGFIFVFTMGGFTGLILAVTPIDIQMQDTYYVVAHFHYVLVAGSLFALFAGYYYWGPKWTGFMYNETRGKIHFWNSLVWFNVTFFPMHFLGLAGMPRRYADYPAQFTDFNMVASIGALGFGLTQVYFLFFVIIPSIKGGKKAADKPWEGAEGLEWTVPSPAPFHTFETPPVFK